TGCAGGTCGAGCACGAAGTACGTCATCCCGTTGTGCTTGGGCACATCGGGGTCGGTGCGAGCGAGCAGCATGCCCCACCTCGCCTGGTGGGCCAACGTGGTCCACACCTTCTGGCCGTTGACGATCCACTCGTCGCCGTCGCGGATTGCACGCGTAGCGAGCCCGGCCAGGTCGGAACCGGCGCCAGGCTCGCTGAAGAGCTGGCACCAGATCTCCTCGCACGTGAACAAGGGCCGGAGGTACCGCTTGCGCTGGTCGTCGCGCCCGTGGCTGACCACGGTAGGAGCGCCCATCCCCAGCCCGATGAGATTGCGACCCCGGTTGCTGGGCGCACCCGCCTCGCTGAGGCGGGCGTCGACCAGCTTCTGCATCTGCGGCGGCAGGTTCAGGCCGCCGTGGCCTTCGGGGAAGTGCACCCAGGCCAGGCCGCAGTCGAACTGCGCACCCCAGAACTCCGTCGGCGAGGTGCTCTCCGGGGGGAACTTGGCCAGGAGCTCGGCCACGCGGTCCTCCACCAGCTTCTCGACATCCACCGCGCTCATGTGTCCCTTCTCGGCGAGGCTGGGCGTCGCCCCGGGGAGCGACGCACGGAAAACGGCGGGCGACGCTGGAACAGCGTCGCCGGAGCTGTGCCCAGGGGGAGCGGGCACGTCCGAAATGTTAACGGTGTTTAACTTCTAACGTCAACCCCAGTGACAGGGCTTGACCTCCTGTGCAAGGCTGGGGTACTCCGGTAGTTAACGTTTGTTCGCTTTGTGCGCGAGAGCGCGTCTCTGAGGGAGACCCATGCCTGACGCCGTGACGACCGCGGAGCCGCTTCCCCTGGTCCACCCGGCCACCGAGGTCGTCGTCGTCTGCCGCTCGGCGCCCGCCATGGTCGACTTCTACACCCGGGTGCTCGGGTTCCGTGAGCGCACCTTGGTGGGCCGCCCGGGGGCAGGTATTTACCGGCTCACCCTCGGCCGCAGCGTCCTCCAGTTGGCCGACGCCGGCAAACGGGTGCCGGACAACGACGGCGGAGGGGTCGGCCTGGCCGAACTGACGGTGGCGGTGCACGACATCGACGAGGTGCTCGGCCGGGCTCTGGCGCGTGGGGCCGAAGAGACAGTCGACGGCGTCACCGTCTGGCGTGCCACCGACCCTGACGGCAACGCCCTGCGCGTTATGGCCGGCGACGGCCTCACCGAGTCGGCCTGTCGGTTGCACGTCTCGCTGGCCGCCGCCGACCCGGCCGCCACCCTCGACTTCTACCGCCGTCGCCTGCGCCTCCCCGAAGCGACGGCGGGCGACCCCCTGCTCGCCGACGACGAGGGCGTGCTGGCAGGCGACATGCGCATCGGCGTGAGGCCGGCCCCCCAAGGCGCCTCGCCCTTCGCCGACGGGCCGTGGGCGGCGGCCGGCTTGCGCTACCTCGTCGGCTTCGTGCACGACGCGCCTGCCCTCCACGCCACCTTCAGCGGTCGCGACATACGGCCGGTCATGGACCTACGCAACGACGGCTCCAAGGACGCCTTTGCTGTCGCTGACCCAGACGGGACGTGGTTCGAGTTCGTGTCACTGAGCGGAAAGGACAGCCGATGACGGCTCGGCACAACTTCGCCGACATCTGGGACGCCGTGGCGCGAGTGAAGGACGGCTCCCGGGCTGTTGTCCACGGCGATCGCATCGTCTCGTGGCGCGAGCTGGAGGCCCGCGCCGCCGGGGTGGCAACCGCCTTGGTAGAGGCCGGGCTTCCCCGACAGGCCAAGGTGGCGCAGTACCTCTACAACTGCCCCGAGTACGTCGAGAGCGTGTACGCCGCCTACAAGGCGTCCTACGTACCGGTCAACACCAACTACCGCTACCTGGACGACGAGCTCGTCTACTTGTGGACGAACGCCGACGTCGAGGCCGTGGTCTTCCATGGTTCTTTCGTCGAGCGCATCGAACGCCTCCGCGACCGAGTCCCCGCCGTGCGCTACTGGCTGTGGGTCGACGACGACACGGGACCGTGCCCGGCATGGGCCATGCCCTACGAGAAGGCGGCAACGAGCGCCACCTCGCTCGACCTGCCGTGGGAGCGAAGCCCCGACGACCTGTTGTTCCTTTACACGGGCGGGACCACCGGCCTGCCGAAGGGCGTCATGTGGGCCCAAGGGGACTACGCCGACATCTACAACGATCCCCTCGGCGGGCTGTTGGCGAACGCGGCCGACGTCGAGGAGATCGCCCGACGGGTGGACCGTCCCATGCCGGTGATGATGGCGGCCACGCCGCTGATGCACGGCACCGGCTTGTCGGTGCTCCATACCTCGCTGCTCTGCGGGGGGACGCTCGTGCTGCTGCCCTCGCGTTCGTACGACGCCGAGGAGATGCTCGACGAGCTGGCCCGCCACCGGGTGTTCTCCGTCAGCGTGGCCGGCGACGTGTTCATGCGTCCCGTGCTCGAGGCCTTGGCGCGGGAGCCGCATCGCTGGGATCTTTCGTCGCTGCGCTTCATCTCGTCGTCCGGTGCCATGTG
Above is a window of Acidimicrobiales bacterium DNA encoding:
- a CDS encoding VOC family protein, yielding MPDAVTTAEPLPLVHPATEVVVVCRSAPAMVDFYTRVLGFRERTLVGRPGAGIYRLTLGRSVLQLADAGKRVPDNDGGGVGLAELTVAVHDIDEVLGRALARGAEETVDGVTVWRATDPDGNALRVMAGDGLTESACRLHVSLAAADPAATLDFYRRRLRLPEATAGDPLLADDEGVLAGDMRIGVRPAPQGASPFADGPWAAAGLRYLVGFVHDAPALHATFSGRDIRPVMDLRNDGSKDAFAVADPDGTWFEFVSLSGKDSR
- a CDS encoding AMP-binding protein yields the protein MTARHNFADIWDAVARVKDGSRAVVHGDRIVSWRELEARAAGVATALVEAGLPRQAKVAQYLYNCPEYVESVYAAYKASYVPVNTNYRYLDDELVYLWTNADVEAVVFHGSFVERIERLRDRVPAVRYWLWVDDDTGPCPAWAMPYEKAATSATSLDLPWERSPDDLLFLYTGGTTGLPKGVMWAQGDYADIYNDPLGGLLANAADVEEIARRVDRPMPVMMAATPLMHGTGLSVLHTSLLCGGTLVLLPSRSYDAEEMLDELARHRVFSVSVAGDVFMRPVLEALAREPHRWDLSSLRFISSSGAMWSAATKRDLLAHLPPVTLVDGLASTEGAAFGNSVSTADNVTETASFKLTERSTVLDDDGNPVEPGSGAVGRLCSTGSLPLGYYKDPERTAATFPVINGVRYAVTGDYATVGADGTIHLLGRGSVCINTGGEKVYPEEVEEVVKEHPAVADAVVVGVPHPRFGESVVAVVEPAEGQEVDADAVVAHAKGRLAGYKVPRSIVVVPSMERTPSGKVDYRRLKELATARLA